In the genome of Ammospiza nelsoni isolate bAmmNel1 chromosome 28, bAmmNel1.pri, whole genome shotgun sequence, the window atgggaatgaCCACTGGGGTGGGAATGacccccctgggatgggaatgaCCCTAAACTGGGAATGATCCCCCTGGGAATGACCACTGGGATGGGAATGACCCTAGACTGGGAATGACCCCCCCTGGGAATGACCATTGGGATTGGAATGACCACTGGGGTGGGAATGACCACTGGGATGGGAATGACCCTAGACTGGGAATGACCCCCCTGGGAATGACCATTGGGATTGGAATGACCACTGGGGTGGGAATGacccccctgggatgggaatgaCCACTGGGGTGGGAATGATCCCCCTGGGAATGacccccctgggatgggaatgaCCCTAGACTGGGAATGACCCCCCTGGGAATGACCACTGGGATTGGAATGACCACTGGGGTGGGAATgatccccctgggatgggaatgacccccctgggatgggaaggATATCCCTGAGAGGGACCCCTCAAcctggctgggaggggctgggaatgaCCACTGGGGTGGGAATGACCCCCCTGGGAATGACCACTGGGACTGGAATGACCACTGGGCTTGGAATCACCCCTGGCTGGGAACGACCACTGGGCTGGGAATGACCCCCTAGGAATGACCACTGGGCTGGGAATGAccactgggaagggaagggctgggaatgaCCCCTGGGTTGGGAGCGaccccctgggctgggcaggaacCCCGGGCTGGGAATGACCCCCTAGGAATGACCACTGGGCTGGGAATGacccctgggctgggaatgACCACTGGGCTGGGAATGACCACTGGGCTGGGAATGACCACTGGGCTGGGAATGACGTCCCTGGGTCGGGAAAATCCCACCCGGACCGAGCAGGACCCCCCGGTCCAGAAAGAGCCACCCCCGGGCAAGCCAGGACGGTCTCCCCGTGACGGGAATGACACCCCCGGGGCCGGACAGGGCTCCCCGAGTCCCTCCGGGCCAGGAACGGACAGCAGGACCCATCTCCCACACCGGGAACGACCCCCCCCGAGACAGGCGTGAGCCCCCAGCACCGAGCAGGACCCCCCTCTGGCACCGACAGCAACCCCCGCTCCGGGCCCGGGCTCTCCCTGAGGCCGTCGCGGccggaggcggcgggagcggctccgCTGAACCGGGACCCGGCCGGATCGCTCGGCGGGGCCGCTCTGGGCCGGGCGGTACCGCCGCAGCCCCGCGCTCACCGTCCCCGTCCTCGTCCATAGCGAAATCCTCTCCGCCCGCCTCATGAAGATCCAGCACGTCCGCCATCTTGCCGGCAGTAGCGGGGCACGCCGGGAGCGCGCCGGAAGTGGGAGGGAACGGGGCGGAAGTACCGGAGCGGCCATATTGGGAGTGTGACGGAAGTACCGGCGCGGCCATATTGGGGAGAGTGGCGGAACCGTGGGCGCGGCCATATTGGGAAGGGCGCTGGGCGGAAGAGCCCCGTCCGCCATTTTGAGAAGGTCGGGGCGGTTCTTTTTGCCCCGGGAATTTTGAACCCCGAGAATTTTGAACAGCGGGAAGTTCGAATCACGGGAATTTTAAACCCTGGGAATTTTGAACCTTGGGAATTTTAAACCCTGGGAATTTTAAACCCCACACACCAACGCGGCTTAAAGCAGTTTCTGGGCACgactgcccccccccccccaaaaaatgagCAAGAGCACCAAAGTTAACCAAAATCGCTGGGTTTATTGTAGAAAATCCACAGTAGTGTTTATCCCATAATTCCACTGCCTCAACAAGAAGCACGACTTTCCCCATACTgagaaaatctgaattttgttAATTTTACGCCTTCCACGGAGATCCAGAGCCTCCAAACTGGCGCCTTGATCCCACAAGCAATggaatatgttttttttttttccttttatttttattttttttaattccacaGTGATGGAACTCCTAAAGTCCTCCCAGATTTATTTGGAGCATGAAGAACTGGGATGAACTTCAGGGATTCCCATAGGTGTAAAATAAATTGCAGGATTAACTCCACGTTATTCCTAAATCAAATTTTTCCaatatttcaggaaaattaCACCcaacaacccccccccccccccatcccttttaaaatcaaatttccAGCGACACTGAACGTTATTAGTGTTTgtaaaaagtataaaaaatatataaacccCCAAAATAAGCTCGTTAGGATGTGGATATAAAAATGGGGTACCTACAGATAATGGAATTATTCCAATTTTATCCTAAAACAATGATTATTGCTGGAATATCCTGTGGtcaggcagagggaaggaggagggtgGGAACAGTGGAATCTGCAGGGTTTAAGGGGATGAGAAGTGGGAAAAGCTCTAAGCTGGGGTGAAAAAGGAATTCTGGCTTGGAATGCAGTTTGTACTCCCAGTCTGCTGGGGAAAAGGGGAGTAAGATGGAAATTTCCATGGATAAATTGACATTTTTTCTTGGGTGGACTCGGAGCTGTTTGAACAATTCCATGCCATAAAAGGGGTTTTAAAGCTAAATATAGTCTAAATTCCATATGGATACAAAGGATAAGGAATGGTTAGTGCAAATCCCTCCCTCATCCACAAACTCTCCAAGAACTTTTCCAACCTTCCAATGCTGGTGTTTGGCAACTGCAGATCCTGGAATGCTGCAGGCTGATCCCAGATTTAATTCCAAATGCTGCAGGCTGATCCCAGATTTAATTCCAAAATTAAATCTGGATATTGCACGCCTTGGCACTCACTCATTTAATTAAGGAGCTCATCAAGGAGCTCTAATTGATCCctttctgctgcaggagggaggggatcCAATGGgtttttccagaggaaacaCTGGATTCCATGGAATCCCAACTGCTCCAGCAACGATGGAGTGATGAGAGGACAAAACCTGGGATCTGAACCCCGAAAATAAGGGACAAGAAAAAATCTGTGGGGATTATGAGGGAATAAAAAGTTCCCTAGGGAATAAGGAGTTCTCAAGGGAGGAATGAGGAGGCTGAGAAGCAGCTCTAAAACCAGGATAAAAATGCTAAAATCCGTTCAGGAGCTTTTTCCCTAAATTCAGGAGCTTTTCCCCTAAACTTCTTCTAAATGTGCAAAcgggctgggatttggggaaaggGGTTTTTGGGGATCAACCAagggttggattttggggttcagCAACCAGAGGAGTGTAAAAAGTTCCCTGGGGAATAAGGAGCTCTGAAGGGAAGAATGAGGAGAAGCTCTAAAAACCAGGATGAAATCGCTAAAATCCATTCAAGGAGCTTTTTCCCTAAATTTCCTCTAAATGTGCAAAcgggctgggatttggggaaaggGGTTTTTGGGGATCAACcaagggtgggattttggggttcagCAACCAGAGGAGTGTAAAAAGTTCCCTGGGGAATAAGGAGCTCTGAAGGGAAGAATGAGGAGAAGCTCTAAAAACCAGGATGAAATCGCTAAAATCCATTCAAGGAGCTTTTTCCCTAAATTTCCTCTAAATGTGCAAAcgggctgggatttggggaaaggGGTTTTTGGGGATCAACCAACcaagggtgggattttggggttcagcagccagaggagtgtgctgagcccagctggccagctgccagcagcaggatgtcCTTCTTCTCCTTGTGGAACCTCAGCTCCTTCCCGGCCAGCCGGGCCTCGTCCAGCTCGCGCTCGGTGGCCGCCAGCTCCCGGGAAAGGGCGCCCGGAATGTTCTGCTCCCGGTTCACCCAGTCCAGGGCCATCTGGTTTCGGATGTCATCGTCCAGAGCGCGGTGGGAGTAGTGAGCCAGGACTTCCTGGCGGGAATGGGAGGCAGAGAATTGTTggaattggggggaaaaaaaaaccatatgGGCATGCGATAGAATTGTTAGAATTTGGAAGAGACTTTAAGGGAATGAGGGTATGTGAAGGTCGAGCTAGGACAGAGGTTGGGCAGAGTTAATTAATAAAGCAGGGGTTTATTAAAAGGGTATTCTCAgtggatgcaccttgggcagtgcgggagcccaggcagggctacacccaggatgaaccaaaatggtcactAAATGGACCCAAAATGGTCACTAAATGGACCCAAGATGgacccaaaatgaacccaagatgggtcacaaaatggacccaaaatgaacccaagatggGTCACAAAAAGgacccaaaatgaacccaagatggGTCACAAAAAGgacccaaaatgaacccaagatggGTCACAAAATAGACCCAAGATGGACCCAAAACGAACTCAAGATgggtcacaaaatggacacaaaatgaacccaagatgggtcacaaaatggacccaaaatgaacccaagatggGTCACAAAATGGATCCAAGATGGACCCAAGATGGGTCACAAAATGGaaccaaaatgaacccaagatggGTCACAAAATGTACCCAAGATGgacccaaaatgaacccaagatggGTCACAAAATGGACCAAAGATGGGCCACAAAATGGTCACAAAGTGAACCCAAAATGTGTCACAAAATGGACCCAAGGTGGGTCACAAAATggacccaaaatggtcacaaaatggacacccggtcacagggtctctcacttttataagttttgatccatttgcatattggagttaatcGTCCAGTTACAGCTCCACCACCTGAAGTcccattttccttgttttctctcttcagtccacattgtttatgctcttggggctgagatttggatcagtttggatcatttgtccttcaCAAGGCCTCAGGGGAAGCTCAGgaatgggaaggagcagcaggatggagtTGGACTCACCTGGCGCGAGCACTGACGCTCCCTCATGGCCTTCAGGCTCCCATTccagtgcagcagctggaaaactgTCATCAGCTCCTGGCATGGCAAGAGGGAgggtttaaaatacaaaatataaaaccaCCAGATGTGCTGGgattgctcagggctggggtgaTTTCCACTTGTGCGTTTCGGAAGGTTGGGTAccataaaatattctttaatgCATGAGAATAAATTCTCGTAAATGCTGGTGGtacacagagcagcaaaatgATAGAATATAGTGATTTAGGCACCTCATTAAGGaattctgcatttaaaatgaaatgcagtgaCTCTCTAAAGTGGGAGGGTCACTAAGAGAATATTTGCTTTGCAAATACAGgtacatatatttatatctataatatatttataacaCATATCCATAAttctatatatgtgtgtatttgCATGAGAGCAGATATTCCATTTCTAGCTGTTCTAATCTCGATCCACGTTCCAGAACCTTCCCTCGGCAGCTCAGACTTCCCATTATCCAGATGTTTTTCCCACATTCCAGTGGGATACCAGGTTGTGGTTTGGGGTCATGACATCCCAAACCCACCACCAGTCTTTGGGGGAAATATCTTCCCATCTTGTGGGAGCTCTTTTAAGGGTGAATCCCACTAATTAACTGGATTCCTGCAATTTGGAAACATCAGAGTGACAGTGAGTAAAACAATCCCAAGGGGGTAATACTGGAATTACCCCAAATCCGAGCAGAATCAGAAGGAAAATCTGAGTTAATTTcccatgggggaaaaaaaaaaaataaataaaaatacacctGGGAGACCAACCCAAACATCCCTTAAGCAAACCAGGAGTGGGAGCCGGGTAGGAGAGGACACAAAGTGGACACAGCACCTGGAACTCCAGCATGGATTTCCCCTTGTTGGACTCCAGCATGAAGCGGAAGGCCCCGATCCCGGTGTTGGGGTTATCGGCCTCCTCCCGGTTGCCCTGCAGAGAAATCCCAGCTGTGGAGCTGCCACTgccatccctgggaattcccACCCCTGGAATTCCCAGTGGGATCCAGGAGGGCCCGatggcagcacaggctgagctgccACGCGTGTGGATGCGACAGCCTGCTCAGGCAGAGAGAAGCGAAATAACATTTTCCGGAATTGACTTTGGAAGCTTTGGGGAGCTGGAGATAAACAATGACAgccaaatatgaaaaaataaccTGCAGCtggtggtttttaacaatctGTTTTGCATGGAGTGAAAAGTAAGTTTAGaaattacaaataaatttagaaattagaaatagTTTGGTTTCAGATTGTGATGGGCATGAATTATAACACCTGTATTGCCTCATCCTACACAAgagactgaaaatgaaattagaaaTAAGTCTGGAAATTAGAAATAAGCTTAGAAATTAGAAAGAAgtttagaaattagaaataaatttagaaattagaaatagTTTGGTTTCAGATTGTGATGGGCATGAATTATAACACCTGTATTGCCTCATCCTACACAAgagactgaaaatgaaattagaaaTAAGTCTGGAAATTAGAAATAAGCTTAGAAATTAGAAAGAAgtttagaaattagaaataaatttagaaattagaaatagTTTGGTTTCAGATTGTGATGGGCATGAATTATAACACCTGTATTGCCTCATCCTACACAAgagactgaaaatgaaattagaaaTAAGTCTGGAAATTAGAAATAAGCTTAGAAATTAGAAAGAAgtttagaaattagaaataaatttagaaattagaaatagTTTGGTTTCAGATTGTGATGGgcatgaattataacatctgtattgccTCACCCTacacatgagactgaaaatgaaattagaaaaaagTCTGGAAATTAGAAATAAgtttagaaattagaaataagcttagaaattagaaataagtttagaaattagaaatacTTGGCTTCTGATTGTGCTGGGCATGAATTATAACAGCTGTATTGCCTCACCCTACACATAAGACTGAAAAAGCAACTAGAATTAAGTTCAGAAATTGGAAATAAgtttagaaattagaaataagcttagaaattagaaataaatttagaaattagaaatagttggcttctgattgtgcTGGGCATGAATTATAACAGCTGTATTGCCTCACCATacacatgagactgaaaatgaaattagaaaTAAGTCTGGAAATTAGAAATAAGTTTAGAAATTAGAAAGAAGTTTAGAAATTAGAAAGAAGCTTAGAAATTAGAAAGAAGCTTAGAAATTAGAAATAGTTTGGCTTCAGATTGTGATGGGCATGAATTATAACAGCTGTATTGCCTCACCCTACACATAAGACTGAAAAAGCAACTAGAAATAAGTTCAGAAATTGGAAATAAgtttagaaattagaaataagcttagaaattagaaagaagtttagaaattagaaagaagtttagaaattagaaagaagtttagaaattagaaatacttggcttctgattgtgatgggCATGAATTATAACAGCTGTATTGCCTCACCCTacacatgagactgaaaatgaaattagaaaTAAGTTCAGAAATTGGAAATAAGTTCAGAAATTGGAAATAAgtttagaaattagaaataagtttagaaattagaaatacttggcttctgattgtgatgggCATGAATTATAACAGCTGTATTGCCTCACCCTacacatgagactgaaaatgaaattagaaataagtttagaaattagaaataagtttagaaattagaaataattaGCTTCAGATTGCGATGGAGTGAATTACAACATTTGTCTGTATTGCCTCACCCTACACACAAgactgaaaacagaataaatctTTTTAAACCGCCTCTAAATGACGCCACGTCAGGGTCAGGAAATGGCCCAATCTGACCCAAAAAAAGACCAAGCAAGCCCCCCTGCTCACGTTGAAGGACGCCAGGGCCTCGGAGACGCTCTTCTCGATGAAGTCGTCGGTGATGCGGCGCGAGGGGTGCTCGTTGAACACGGAGTTCATCAGCGCGATCTTGGCGGCGCTGCGGCGCGCCTCGGCCTTGGTGGGACAGAACTGGGGACACACGGCCACGCTGGGGACACCCCGGGATCCCCGCGCACCCCCAGAGCACCACCAGCGGGGGGAGCGAGGGAATGGCACCCCCAGAATGGGAACTGCAGCCCCAGAATGGGAACGGCACCCCCAGAATCGGAACTGCAGCCCCAGAATTGGAATTGCACCCCCAGAATCAGAACTGCACCCCCAGAATCAGAACTGCACCCCCAGAATCGGAACTGCAGCCCCAGAATTGGAATTGCACCCCCAGAATCAGAACTGCACCCCCAGAATCGGAACTGCAGCCCCAGAATTGGAATTGCACCCCCAGAATCAGAACTGCACCCCCAGAATCAGAACTGCACCCCCAGAATCGGAACTGCAGCCCCAGAATTGGAATTGCACCCCCAGAATCACAACTGCACCCCCAGAATCGGAATTGCACCCCCAGAATCGGAATTGCACCCCCAGAATCGGAACTGTAGCCCCGGAATCACAATTGCACCCCCAGAATCGGAACTGCACCCCCAGAATCACAATTGCACCCCCAGAATCAGAACTGCACCCCAAGAATTGGAATTGCACCCCCAGGATCACAATTGCACCCCCAGAATTGGAACTGCACCCCCAGAATCACAATTGCACCCCCAGAATCAGAACTGCACCCCAAGAATTGGAATTGCACCCCCAGGATCACAATTGCACCCCCAGAATCGGAACTGCACCCCCAGAATCACAATTGCACCCCCAGAATCAGAACTGCACCCCAAGAATTGGAATTGCACCCCCAGGATCACAATTGCACCCCCAGAATCGGAATTGCACCCCCAGAATCAGAACTGTACCCCCGGAATCACAATTGCACCCCCAGAATCGGAATTGCACCCCCAGAATTGGAATTGCACCCCCAGAATCAGAACTGCACCCCCAGAATCACAATTGCACCCCCAGAATCACAATTGCCCCTAGTGTTGGTGgttaatttgatttaattcGTTTTTTCAGGCCCAAAGTGTTGCCGAATTCCCCTCTCAGATCAGGATTTGGGGACAGAACCAAAAGAGGTTCAGAACCACCCAGTGTGTTCtcaattaatttattaattaaatttaattgaattaattttttcagtggTCCCAAATTCCTCCCTGCGACCAGGATTTGGGGACAGAACCAAAAGAGGTTCAGAAGCTCCCAGAATCTTctcaaataattaatttaatttcgtttaattaattttttcagacACAAAG includes:
- the LIX1L gene encoding LIX1-like protein; amino-acid sequence: MEAVRAQRLQPGVGTGPRGARPGLTGAPAGLGPAPAAGSGLGPGLGLPPPPPPLGLQGPPAPPGPGAGAVPGPPAVLREAVEAVVRSFAKHTQGYGRVNVVEALQEFWQMKQSRGAELRNGALVLYEMVPAASPPYVCYVTLPGGSCFGSFQFCPTKAEARRSAAKIALMNSVFNEHPSRRITDDFIEKSVSEALASFNGNREEADNPNTGIGAFRFMLESNKGKSMLEFQELMTVFQLLHWNGSLKAMRERQCSRQEVLAHYSHRALDDDIRNQMALDWVNREQNIPGALSRELAATERELDEARLAGKELRFHKEKKDILLLAAGQLGSAHSSGC